From a region of the Odontesthes bonariensis isolate fOdoBon6 chromosome 4, fOdoBon6.hap1, whole genome shotgun sequence genome:
- the dla gene encoding delta-like protein A: protein MYLFNMGRVILLTLAAMSMLLCQGFCSGVFELKLQEFLNKKGVQGNKNCCKGGLTSSFQQQCECKTFFRICLKHYQPNASPEPPCTYGGAVTPVLGSNSFQVPDVIPENSFTNPIRINFGFTWPGTFSLIIEALHTDSKDDLSTENMERVISTMTTQRHLTVGEEWSQDLHTAGGTELKYSYRFVCDEHYYGDGCSVFCRPRDDAFGHFTCGERGEIVCDAGWKGQYCTEPICLPGCDEEHGFCEKPGECKCRVGFKGRYCDECIRYPGCLHGTCQQPWQCNCQEGWGGLFCNQDLNYCTHHKPCMNGATCSNTGQGSYTCSCRPGFTGASCEIKVNECAGNPCRNGGSCTDLENTYMCTCPHGFYGNNCELSAMTCADGPCSNGGRCADNPDGGYFCQCPTGYAGFNCEKKIDHCTSGPCSNGARCVDLVNSYLCQCPDGFTGMNCDHTGDECSDYPCQNGGTCQEGPNGYTCTCPPGYTGRNCSSPISRCEHNPCHNGATCHERNNRYVCACAPGYGGRNCQFLLPEHAAIRGSEVPWMAIGSGVALVLLLLAGCAVLVGFFRSKVQHSEQVETVGEGETINNLTNNCHRSDRDLAISLMPTPAVKNINKKMDFCSSDPDEGLSPGRSTYKSRHPPADFNLVHEVNNEQAAKEAMLEAACEDKCQSLDSLEFEEKRSKRLKCDASEKKAPELSACVDTKYKSVFVMSEEKDECIIATEV from the exons atgtatttatttaatatggGGCGCGTCATCCTGCTGACTCTTGCAGCCATGTCCATGCTACTATGCCAG GGATTCTGTTCGGGAGTTTTTGAGCTGAAGTTGCAGGAGTTTCTAAACAAGAAGGGAGTACAGGgaaacaaaaactgctgtaaagGAGGCCTCACGTCGTCTTTCCAGCAACAGTGCGAATGTAAAACCTTCTTCAGGATCTGTCTTAAGCACTATCAGCCCAACGCCTCACCAGAGCCCCCGTGCACATACGGCGGCGCTGTGACACCCGTCCTGGGCTCAAACTCATTCCAGGTCCCCGACGTCATCCCGGAGAATTCATTCACCAACCCCATCAGGATTAACTTCGGCTTCACGTGGCCG GGGACCTTCTCGCTGATCATTGAAGCGTTACACACCGATTCCAAAGACGACCTCTCTACAG AGAACATGGAGCGGGTAATCAGCACCATGACCACGCAGAGGCATCTGACTGTGGGAGAGGAATGGTCCCAGGACCTGCACACAGCAGGAGGGACCGAACTCAAGTACTCGTATAGATTCGTGTGCGATGAGCACTACTACGGGGACGGCTGTTCTGTGTTCTGCCGGCCGAGAGACGATGCCTTTGGTCACTTTACCTGCGGTGAGCGCGGGGAGATTGTGTGTGACGCCGGGTGGAAAGGACAGTACTGCACAGAAC CAATCTGTCTGCCAGGCTGCGATGAGGAGCATGGCTTCTGCGAAAAACCCGGGGAGTGCAA GTGCAGAGTGGGATTCAAAGGTCGCTACTGTGATGAGTGCATTCGTTACCCAGGCTGTCTCCACGGGACCTGCCAGCAGCCCTGGCAATGCAACTGCCAGGAGGGCTGGGGGGGGCTCTTCTGCAACCAAG ATCTCAACTACTGCACTCACCACAAGCCCTGCATGAATGGAGCCACTTGTAGTAACACTGGCCAGGGCAGCTACACCTGTTCCTGCAGGCCTGGATTCACTGGGGCCAGCTGTGAGATCAAGGTCAACGAATGTGCTGGAAACCCCTGCCGCAATGGAGGAAGTTGCACC GATTTAGAAAACACATATATGTGCACTTGCCCCCATGGTTTCTACGGTAACAACTGTGAGCTGAGTGCCATGACATGTGCTGATGGGCCTTGTTCTAACGGTGGACGCTGTGCTGACAACCCCGACGGAGGCTATTTCTGCCAGTGCCCCACAGGATATGCGGGGTTCAACTGTGAGAAAAAGATTGACCACTGCACATCCGGCCCCTGCTCTAATG gTGCACGCTGTGTGGATCTTGTCAACTCGTACTTGTGTCAGTGTCCCGACGGTTTCACTGGCATGAACTGTGACCACACCGGGGACGAGTGTTCAGACTACCCCTGCCAGAATGGTGGCACATGCCAAGAGGGTCCCAATGGCTATACATGCACCTGCCCTCCGGGATACACCGGCCGCAACTGCAGCTCCCCAATCAGCCGCTGCGAACATAACCCTTGCCATAATGGTGCCACCTGCCATGAGAGAAACAATCGCTATGTCTGTGCATGTGCTCCTGGATATGGTGGTCGAAACTGCCAGTTCTTGCTTCCAGAGCATGCTGCAATTCGTGGATCAGAGGTGCCCTGGATGGCTATCGGGTCTGGTGTGGCCctggtgttgttgctgctggcaGGGTGTGCTGTACTAGTTGGGTTTTTCCGATCAAAAGTCCAGCACAGCGAACAAGTAGAAACTGTAGGTGAAGGAGAGACAATAAATAACTTGACTAACAACTGTCACCGCAGTGACAGGGACCTGGCGATTAGTTTGATGCCAACGCCAGCTGTCAAAAATATCAATAAGAAGATGGACTTCTGCAGCAGTGACCCTGATGAAGGCTTGTCACCAGGAAGGAGCACCTACAAAAGCCGCCATCCACCTGCAGACTTCAACCTCGTACACGAGGTCAACAATGAGCAGGCGGCTAAGGAGGCCATGCTCGAGGCGGCCTGTGAGGACAAATGCCAATCTCTGGACTCACTCGAGTTTGAGGAGAAACGCAGCAAACGTTTAAAATG CGATGCATCAGAAAAGAAAGCCCCAGAACTGTCTGCATGTGTGGACACCAAGTACAAATCTGTGTTTGTGATGTCAGAAGAGAAGGACGAATGTATAATAGCAACTGAG GTCTAA